From Sporosarcina sp. Marseille-Q4943, the proteins below share one genomic window:
- a CDS encoding short-chain dehydrogenase: MKRKYNHALVIGGTGMLAGLSMFLAKEGYSVSVIGRTAAKFERLIDVCPPNTIFPLQVDYYSEALFSEVKEVISERGPFDLIVSWTPNYRALERICEMNEQATSFRLIHVKGSRRYFEDEEIKISSNCIYEKVFLGFVIEEGTSRWLKHEEIAGGVIQQIVEKTNDRIIGQLHPYSERPS; this comes from the coding sequence TTGGCGGTACAGGCATGCTTGCGGGATTATCGATGTTCTTGGCGAAGGAAGGATATTCTGTTTCCGTCATAGGAAGGACAGCTGCGAAGTTTGAACGATTAATAGACGTTTGTCCCCCTAACACAATTTTTCCGCTCCAAGTTGATTACTATTCAGAAGCGCTCTTTTCAGAAGTTAAGGAAGTAATTTCAGAACGGGGTCCGTTTGATTTAATTGTAAGCTGGACACCGAATTACCGTGCACTTGAACGAATTTGTGAAATGAATGAGCAAGCAACATCATTCCGCCTCATTCATGTAAAAGGAAGTCGGCGGTATTTTGAAGATGAGGAAATTAAAATATCATCCAATTGTATATATGAAAAAGTGTTCCTTGGATTTGTAATAGAGGAAGGAACTTCAAGATGGCTAAAGCATGAGGAAATTGCTGGTGGAGTTATCCAACAAATTGTCGAAAAAACGAATGATAGGATAATTGGTCAACTCCATCCATACAGTGAGAGGCCGAGCTAG